The genomic segment TTGATTAATACGATTGTTTTATTGCTAAACCTGTTTTGCATAAGTTATATAACTGTATTGGtcccatattttttataatataattaaataaacatttggtgataGTTACATCCGTTACTGGGTCGTGACTATGAGTTATATTGTGGTCTATTTTGCATACCAAATGGTGGGTTTCCATTAGATTTAACATTCTCCCATTTTTCGGGTGGTGTCCTATTTTAGTTgagtatattagtttatttgtaGGTCCTGTTATGTCTAACAGCTTTAAGTTGAAATAATTATCGTTGTTATCACTATAAGAGGTGATATTTAacattgtttttgtatttaattttaaccggTTTATTATATCTTTGTCAGTGGTACCGTTCCAAAAAACTATGATTGGTGTTCTCCCGTCAGTATGCAAGTATTGGTTAAGGTATATGGTGGACAGAGTTGTCGCCCCTTCGAGCGTTAGACTTGATTCAAACTGCCCCAATAATGGTATTAATAACTCTGGCTTGTTCCTAAATACCCTACCAACACTACGCATTACTTGTCTGATTTCTCGATGCTGTATCATCTTCAGTTTATTGGTGGTAGTCAATACGATCGGTTTGCCTTCGATTTTAACTGGCCTATATTTATCGAGACTGTTTGATATCGACCCTGATACAAGTAATAAATCCTTCTTATTTATCATAGTGAACTCAAAGTCCACTATAACGAATTTGATATTGTCactgaaaattataatgattgtatgtgagtcatcattttttttttttattttaataatggttttatattacgaaatattagtattattttatatattaaatatatgttttccttatgttaattgttattggTACGTGTTTTAGTGAAGAATGTACGTGATCCTACTTATAAACATAAACGTGTGACTTCGTCCATTTCTCTAGCAGTTCGTAGTGATACTAAGTGTCGCCTAACTCTGTTTACTGATcggttattattcattttctttttgcactttattataattattcccgctattattattattattagataaaacAAATAAGTATGGAAATTCGTAGTGTCTTTCGTGGTCTTTTTATCCTTTTCTTCTTGAATTAGTTGTTCTATTTCGTCAATGGACTTAGAATATTGACTTAGGTCAGTTAACTTTACCACGTAATTCGTGTGTGTTATGACGTTGCTTATTCTCTTTTTTACGGAAGTGGGGATTGTCTAATTTGATGTTATTCCTATGGTTGATATAAAATCCTTATAATGTATCGAGTTTATATGCCTATACGGTGTTAACACTAATTGTGGTGTGTACCCCCTACAGTCTTCGTTTAATCTTAGTATACCTATCCCGCTTAATTGTACATTCATCGCCTGGTCTCGATTCTCGCACGAGATGGCTACATTGTCAGTTGTTTTTATCGTATATATCCAAGCGTTCTGATATTTTAACTTATGATAAATACTGCGAGTGATGTCTAGATAATGTATTGGGCACGTGCTAGGTATGCCTGATGGTTTAATGAATAATTCTACCTCGCATGGAAGCTCACTGGCTCCTAGTCTTAATGGTTGTGTTTCCGGGCATAACGTTCctacattaatttgtttacacATCAACAACTGGCTAAatgataatgttaaataatattcgtgTGTTTTTGATATGGCTATGTACCCGTATTCAGGTATTATGTGCATATAATGATCATTTTTTACTACCGGTAACGGTTTACGTGAAATAATGTTAAATCGACTGAGTTTATTAGcggtattattatttcgaatatTAATGTTTcgtttatgtaaattatatttaatttcgaCATTTTACTTAGttcgtataatgttatttgattTAGATCGAACGGTAAGCTTTGTCCTTTTGGAACGTTTATTGAAATATCCTTTAACTGTGTACGTAATTCCATAGCAGATATTACGCTCGAATGTATTATACCACTTTGCGCGGCTATTATTACTTCGCAAATTGTATCGGTTTCGAAACttagtttttgaaatactaaatttaatatgtttatttgttcATTGATATTACTTTTTGCTTCTACGATATCTAAATTGATTATGGTTTGGTTTACAGTTGTTGCCATTTGATTGTATAATACACTAAGTTTATTTATCTGACCTTCCATTTGGGTTGCCTCTTTAAATGTGTTTGCAGTTGCTTTTACTATACTAGTTTGTTTttctactatttttaataatctattttGACTAGTTTGTAATTCCTCGATTTGTTTATCATATGATTCCGCGTCGGTAACATCTAATGtaccaaataatgttttttgtattcGACCCACCAAATTTACTAATCCCCTTCTTGCCCGGGTAATTGTATCTGTTTCATCTATAGATTGTAACATATATACTCGTTTTCTCGTAACTTCCTGTTCAAGGCTAATAGACGCGACCTTAAAATATTCGCAAAGTGTTTTAAACATACCTTCATATACTATTGTTAAATCGTCACataattttatggttttatcgtaataatacATCGTATCCTTAGTACGTCGATTAAAgttatctaatttaatatatattattaacttccaATCGGAATTTGTTAATCGAAGTGGTCCCTGATTTTCAAAGTACATCCCATTCTCTTGGGacagttttgaaattttatacgGCTTTGTTTGTGCCAATGCGACTTGGAGCATGACGATCGTCATCATGATCCTAAAAAGtttctttatatattaaatttatcttattacatttccatatatatattttcattgccTTATCCTATCAATTATGttgttaatgattatatttacatatatttgttttcattatatttattctatatatatataattatacttttctTATCTAACCCGGATTCTCGTGGAACCTTTTTACGTGGTTCTTATGCACCGTAACATGTCTTTTCCCgcgcattattacaatattttcccTGTCTAATACATCGGTTACTTCATAGGGGCCTGTCCATAATggatttaatttattcttttgCGCGCGTTCCCTTAATAAAATTTGATCTTTCACGTGTATCTCTATAGGATTTTTGTTGCTATCGTAATTttctttagattttattttgcattttattaaCCTTTCCCTTGCTATTTTATGAGCCTCCTGCATTTTCTGTTTTAGATCGAAATAGTAATTGTCGTAGTTATATCTAGGTTCAGGTTCATGAGATAATTTAATTGGTATCTCCAAATGTTTACCGTATAATAGAGAAAATGGTTGATAACCCGTTGATGTGTGCTCCGTAGTATTGTATGCGAAAAATGCATAGGGTAAGTACTCATCCCAATTGTTCAATTTCTTATCAACATAATGCCTAAGGTAATCTGATAATGTCCTATGAGCTCTCTCTAAAGCTCCATTAGCTTCCGGGCGGTAAGAGCTTGtgtttatcttatttatttgtaataatttacatacctcggtaaatattttacttaagaaGTCGGTACTCTGATCGGTTAATATCGTTTGTGGTATACCGTGTGTGCATACAAAATGTGTTACGAACGCCTCGGCAATAGTGTTAGCTTGGTGATTTGGGAGGGGAACTCCCATAGTATATTTAGTTAAATCGCATTGAAGTgctaatatatatgtattcccTGCTAATGTAGTGACCAGTGGGCCAACGATGTCTAAACTTATTTTTTCGAATGGTTCTGAACTTGTTGTCGTGATTACCATGGgttgttttactttttattcgTGACCTTTTTCTTTTGGCACGATGcgcaattttttatatattcgaTTACATCTTCTTTTAACCCTCGCcaattaaattgtgttttatttttttttattgttctatgTATTCCGACATGTCCACCGGTTACGGAGTCGTGACATTGTttgaatatgattaatttttcttCGTCACTGAATTCTAATTTGGAACAAATAATTATGTCTATTCCTGTGTTTCGGAAAATACATCGAATCATAGCACGTACTTGTGCCCATTCTAGTCGGTctataaaacacaatttattcaTGACTAATTTATTCAATGATCGTTcttcacataataattttagatttaatagtgatcgataaatattttcatacgtTGCTTTTTGTTTGTTTCTACTTTTGGTGGTTAAGAAAAtgatgtacctatttttatcttgtaaataatttacctcCCCAATTGCTTTGCTTGGTGTTAATTTTTGACCGTTgccaaatttttgttttaattcgtaatttattcctgacataaaattataacgtttttaaatttctgataCTATGTGGTACTCCTCGGGTGACTCTATTAGACTACCGTTTACTTCTTTTACgcgattattagttattagttgtgTTTTGAATTTGTTCAGAAATGCGGGATAGCTTTCCTTTTTTATCTCATTTATGCTATACATCCTAGTGAGTGCATCgacatttgaatttaatattcccGGTTTGTATTGAATCTCGTAATCGTATTCCTCTAAAAGTATTCGCCAACGTGCGAGTTTTGATAGTGGGTCCTTTAAATTGAATAACCATGAAAGTGCGCTGTGATCGCTTAGTATAATGAATTTTCTTCCATATAAATAAGGTCTAAATGTTTTTACTGCAAATATGATGGCTAAACACTCGAGTTCGGTAGTACTATAATTGttttcacttttatttaaaGTTCTAGATATATATGCAATAGGTAGATCTCGTGACACTTCCCCTTGGGATAATATGGCGCCTAAAGCTTTTCCGCTTGCGTCTGTGGTAACAATAAATGGTTTTGTGAAATCTGGATATTGTAGTATAGGTTCCGTACAAAGGATATTCTTTAACTTATCAAATGCTTCTTGGCAAGGGGTATCCCAGTTAAAGGTAACGCCCTTCCTTAATAGGTTTGTCATTGGTTTTGCTATTAAACTATATGGTTTATAAACTTCCTATAATACCCAGAAAGTCCCAGAAatgatttaatttcttttacGTTTGTCGGTGCTGGGAACTGTAATACTGACTTGACCTTTGCGGGATCCGGCTGTATGCCGTTTTCACTAATTATATGACCTAAATACATACACTGCTGTTTTAAGAACTCGCATTTTGCtggttgtatttttaaattatgatttcgtAATCGTTCAAATACGTCGCGCAGTTTTTCGTTATGATCAAGTAAACCTtttccgtatattattatgtcatctaaatacactaaacattttatccCCACTATACCAGCCATTACATTGTTCATTAAGCGTTGGAAGGAACATGGAGAAGTTTTAAGACCCATTGCCATTTTCTTAAAATGCCAGTGGCCTTGGTTAGTCGAAAATGCTGTAAGCTCTTTGCTTTTTTCATCTAACTTTACTTGGTAAAAACCCGATGCAAGATCAATAATGCTGAATAGATTACATTTCCCTAGTTGGTCTAATATTTCGGCTATATTAGGTAGTGGGTGGTACTCGTTTATCGTTACTTTATTTAAAGCTCGAAAATCTACGACTATTCTAAATTTTGGTATTTGACTCGCGTCAAGTTTCTTTTAACTAGTAATAAGGGAGCGTTCCATGGTGAAAAGGAAGGTTCAATAATGTCGTCCTTTTCCATTTGCTTAATTTGGGAATCTATCTCGGCCATTTGTGCGTGTGGTAAGCGATACGGTCGCTTATATATAGGCTCCTGATTCTCCggtatattgattttatgtgTTAACGTATCTGTATATGTTAACGTGTCCCCcgttaaatgaaatatatctTGGTAATGCTCACATATATCTAAGATAGATTGCCTTTGCTCGTCATTCATGTGATCACTTCTAATTAATTGTCTAATTTCATTAACGCGTCTACCTTTATTTTcgtcatttattattaactgcGTATTGTATTCGAATTCGTGATCGTATcgtattttagttaaattgtttaacatAACGTTTTGAGGCTTCtcggttatatttaaaatacttattactaCTTCACCGTTCTGTacggtatttattatatttccacAAAATACCCCCTCCATTATTTCTTgcttatgaattaaaatatcctTATTTTCTACATCCTTTGCAGCTATAGGTATCGATACGATTGTTTCTGATCTCGGTTTTAATAGTAACTCCCCGCGCTTATTCTTATTAGCGTTAATTGTTAGAGTTTTATTTGCTAAGTTGATTACAACGTTATTCTCTGATAAGAAACTATTTCCTAATATACCGTTTCTCCTTATTGGAAAATTTTCGTCAACTAAATTAAATTCTGTATTTATTTCTTGCCTTTGGATTATCAAAGGTATGGTAAGCTTGcctattgtttgtattattttgtcgttAATTCCCCTTAAGTTAACCGATTGTGTTTTGTCTACTAATACattgttatctaaaatatgattttttattatatttacttcacTCCCTGTGTCGACTAGAAATTCTAATTTCCTATCTGTACAGGCGGgtgatttacattttatatgattattgttgtttatctcCGTTAATATAACGGGGTAACAACCTCGGATGGATCCACGGATATATGATTGATCGCACGCGCTCCGGGAGTCACGTGAGATGTCCGCTCGTTTCccgaattattattacgtagCTCGTCGTTCTGTTTTTTATAACAGACGGCTATATTGTGTCCCGGTTTGTTGCAGTAAGTGCATGACTCGCTCCTTGCATTATAATTAATCGGTGGACGTGTGAAATTATTCTGATTGGGTGGTCTACTATTATACGCGACATTGTTCATTCGGCACTGTGACGAAAAATGTCCTTCGCTATTGCACGTATGACAACGCCtaacattaaaattgttgttcCTCGGATTTGGGTTTCTATTAGTATTCCTACCGTAGTTAttgtttctgtttatattattgttattgtcgttGTTACGATAGTTGTACGAtgtgttttgattattattgttaaattgtctATTTTGATGCGTATTTCTATTGCTATACGTATTATTTGCGCGGAAAATGTCTTGTACATCATTATAtgtacgaatatttttttcggtAATTAACGCGATTTGCATTGCTTGTTCGAGAGTAGtaggattttttgtttttacttcgaATTTTATTTGGTCGCTTAAACCGTTTATATAACTGACTAACGCTTGTTCCCTAATATTGTCACGTAATATTTTTGCTTCGGTGGGTGTTTTGTCTATGGCTACCGTGTTACATAGTTTCTGATATATTTCTTCTACTCTATTATTGTACGCGCATATGGtttcattatgttttgtttttactatgtttaattCGATTTGTAAGTTAGCTGCTCCGTAGGGAGTTTCGAATGCGTCTATAAGTTGGGGCACCGAGAGAACGCTACTGGGCGGCGACCAAAATACGTCCGTTTTCGCGCATTCCCACCACTACACTAAACCTAGCCGAATGCTGGCCGCCGTTAATGCGCGCCGCTGCCACTGACGCCGCTTGCTACCGCCTACCACCACCGCTGCTGTCGTTCTGGTCACGTGTTATTATAGTGGTGGTGTTGTATACAGCGTTATTAGCGATTTCAAGTATCTCACGTTTTGTCATACATACAATATTCACCAACTTTTTTTCTTCGCGTTTTTTTAGCATACCATtgcttataagtatttttagtaTTGTGTATCTTACTATCTTAGAGTACTTAATACACCATGGATCTCGTCGATATAACGCCTTCCAAAAAAAATCCTCGTGGAaaagtaagtattattattatgttgtattattatttttctatagcaaaattcttaatttattaattttattaatttattattctttagtTTGTTGGTACTGGTCAAAAGCAAATAATCATTAATCTGTACAAAGAGAAGATCAAACAACAAGAAGAAAACCCAGACAGCCCCCAATTGACCTACAGACAAATGCTGTTAGAAATCTCTAAATCAAGTGGTATTGGGCAACGGACAATACAAACGACATTggctgaatataaaaaaaaaggtacagTTTCatcacctaataaaaaaaaaattagaccaACAATACTCGAAAAAGTAGATAGTTTTGACAAACAAGCTATCAGACGAAAAATACATGGCTTTTGGTGGAATCGTGAAGTTCctactatacaaaaaatgttgatagcTATTAATGAAGATGAAACTTTACCAAACCTCAAACGTTCTTCatttcgtaaaatattaaaagatttGCATTTTGTTTACGCGAAAAAATCCCGCAATAGTGCGCTTATCGAAAGAGAGGACATAATTATTTGGCGTGGTAAATATTTAGatcaaataagaaaatacagaTCACAAAACAGACCAATATACTACCTTGACGAGACGTGGGTAAACGCATAGCAAAGCATGGCACGACAGTACGGTCAATTCACCGCGCGAATTCCTCACAGGGCTCACAATGGGACAAAAGGAACCATCGGGAAAAGGTAAGAAACTCATTGTTTTACACATAGGATCAACTGACGGTTTCGTACCGGGTGGCCTTTTATGTTTTGAGTCAAAAACCAACTCATCGGACTATCATGATGAAATGAATGGCAGTACTTTCTTTGAATGGTTTGCAAAAATGCTGCCGTTACTTAAAGAAAATGCTGTCATAGTGATGGACAACGCCGCCTATCATTCTGTGAAAAAAGATCGTATTCCAGTGATGTCATGGAAAAAGcaggaaataataaattggcTGGAAAGTAAGGGCGAGAACATTACTTATCCTACAACAAAAGGGGCATTATTGTCTAAAGTCAGAACAATACATACGGATGACCATGAGAAATACGTTATTGATGAGTATGCGAaagataacaataaaacaatattaagatTGCCCCCGTACCACTGCGAGTTGAATCCTATAGAACTAGCATGGTCGTCTGTTAAGAGGTATGTCCGTACTCACAATACTACCTTTAAATTAAAAGATGTACACGAATTGTTGAAAAGAGGCGTGGAACTAGTAACACCGGAAATGTGGACGAATTTCGTTGGGCACGTCATCAAGGATGAagaaaaattttggaaaatcgACAACATAACAGACGATTTTATGGACGAAGAACCTGAAGAAGGAGCACGTCATATCCTAACAATAGGTGATACAAGTTCGGATTCCGACTCGGATTAATTTCtttgtatttgaattattttattttttagtattatttaaattttattttgatcaaatatatgttggaataaataaataaacacatttataaaatatttatgtcagTTGTCAGgagttattattttcgttttactTGAGCCGCTGTATACAGACACTTGTTGCTTCTCGACGGCGGCGGCTGTCTAATTAGTTGACGATCATTGAGTGGGGGAAATTACGGCGGCCAGTGGTCACGGAAACACGGAGCTTGTTCATTTAGATGTGCAAAGGAGTAGCGTTCTCTCGGTGCCCcaactataacaatattattttcatatcgcCCCATTCTACAATTTCCTTATATCTGGTTACGTTAAAAGCTCTGTCTGATAGTTTGGTAGCTGCTATCATTTTTAACATGAAAGGGTGCTATTCTGAGTCTACCGTACTTATAATTACTTCGCAGGCATTTAAAAATGGATATATTTCGGATTGTCCTGAATAGTtaggaattaattttattgcgtCTAACGCGCTTATCGGTTTCATATCGGTACCGCCTGTCATTTTCTTAGCTTTGACTATTCTTTTCGGTTGTATATATTCGGTGTGAATAGTATTTCTATTACTTCGTAAACCTTGGCGAATTGTGCCAGTAGTAGGACTATTTTCAAACTCCTCTAGGTTTATTAatcttaaacttttatttaatatatcactACTTATTGGTTTGATCTCTATACGTTCGTTAATTATTTCTTCGTTAAATGTGTCTAACTCTTCGTCTAAGTTATGTATTTCTATGTTGTCAATTATTTCGCTATCAGTATTGTTTACgtaaatttctaaattattctcGTTTtcgattatttcaattattctaTCTAATGTTTCCCTAGCTATCGTTTTGAATTCGTCGCTAATATTTTCCTCTGAActattgttcattaatatttgtttaattctcCCTAACGTTTAATATAGATTTCAAACATAAAActcttttattcatatatttttattcgatttggGCTTTGAAATTCGGGCATAGGGACTTCTACTCGGGCTAGTAGGCTTCAACTTGGGCTTTAAACATCGACTAGCTGTGCAGGCTAATCAGATTCTTACAAATGTGTGGATACCACCAGCTACATTTACCTTTCCAATACTTGATTGTAATGCTAAAAGAGGTTTAAAATTCCAACACCATTGGCTGAATACTTATAACTGGCTGGcatattcagaaaatattaataaaatgggATCATTTTGTAAAAGTGCACGATTTAGATAAACATAATCCGGGAAATTTAAGAGTGTGTccaaaattatcaatttcaCATTTAGTGTTAAATAGTTCATCTAAAATGCGTGTTCGACTAGCTGTGCAGGTGACATAATctcgatttaaatattaaatatagttattaattataacttattaaaaataacaataatagttgaTATATGTTTTCTTTATAGGTTTTCAGTAATTGCTATAGCAAAAAGTCTTAAGTTTTATCGCTCCTACTGTCCTGCATTAAAAGATTCCACAGCTACTgaagatttttgtttaaaaataaatgaagcGTTTGATTCATTAAATCTGAAACAGTTCAATAAAGGAATGTCACCTaacagtaattaatattaaccgaattattaaaaaacaatattatttattttccatgtTTCCAGCATACCGAAGAAATAATTGCTTTTgcaattagatattatattaatatgagaaTGCGGCAATTTTCCCAAAAATGTAATGctgaaacaaaaaaagaaaacatgataaaaaaaaaggtttcaaAATTTACTTGAAGTTAGGCATTACttatttaagttaagttaacttAATTTGTACATAGTacctaatgttttaaataaaaaaattaattaatgcttCATTACAATAGTTTGtgttttgtagacattttttattttttcaattaactatTACCtactagttttattttatgatttattaatacctacctttattttatcatcccatacctacattaataaaatagttaattgtaTTCTGATctggataaattattttagatattaataaattacatattcaactaattattaggtacaacatatttttattttgctatatacttaaaaaaatacggcttttttgatatttaagaaagttttgttttttaattcttgATTTCATTCAGTTTTAACAAGTATgcagtaggtacaataaattgtaatttcaaTACTTTATTTTCAGATGAACCTACCTATAAtgaaaatgtgtaataaatattataaatcattattacttAACCTTAACAAAATAACTGCACCAGACTACTGACTACTGATGTAttcaatataatgatttatgaaaGTATGAAATAATCGTTAAAATGTTTGCATAATCCT from the Metopolophium dirhodum isolate CAU unplaced genomic scaffold, ASM1992520v1 scaffold1, whole genome shotgun sequence genome contains:
- the LOC132953248 gene encoding uncharacterized protein LOC132953248, which produces MDLVDITPSKKNPRGKFVGTGQKQIIINLYKEKIKQQEENPDSPQLTYRQMLLEISKSSGIGQRTIQTTLAEYKKKGTVSSPNKKKIRPTILEKVDSFDKQAIRRKIHGFWWNREVPTIQKMLIAINEDETLPNLKRSSFRKILKDLHFVYAKKSRNSALIEREDIIIWRGKYLDQIRKYRSQNRPIYYLDETWVNA
- the LOC132953249 gene encoding uncharacterized protein LOC132953249 — encoded protein: MGQKEPSGKGKKLIVLHIGSTDGFVPGGLLCFESKTNSSDYHDEMNGSTFFEWFAKMLPLLKENAVIVMDNAAYHSVKKDRIPVMSWKKQEIINWLESKGENITYPTTKGALLSKVRTIHTDDHEKYVIDEYAKDNNKTILRLPPYHCELNPIELAWSSVKRYVRTHNTTFKLKDVHELLKRGVELVTPEMWTNFVGHVIKDEEKFWKIDNITDDFMDEEPEEGARHILTIGDTSSDSDSD